A section of the Rhodothermus profundi genome encodes:
- a CDS encoding competence/damage-inducible protein A: MKIILLTIGDELLTGTTVNTNAAWLGAELTAHGFTVVRAETLRDDPHAICQALQRARAEADVVIVCGGLGPTHDDRTREALADCLNRPLQMHAALLEQIKAYFTRRGRHMPERNQVQALVPEGFTPIPNPLGTAPGLWLQDASGIVVVLPGVPHELQGLMREAVLPRLQQLPGRPAILQRTLVTAGIGESELQQRLQGVESLLDEAVQLAYLPSPYGVRLRLTARAASREAAQQRLSELVAFIQKRIQPYLVSLSGETLEVVVGKLLRRLGATVAVAESCTGGHLADCITNVSGASTYFRGGVVAYDNAVKVEVLGVAPELLAREGAVSEAVAIQMARGVRKRLGAQVALATTGIAGPTGGTPDKPVGTVWIGLADDQVAFAQRYFLPDDRKRFKQRATAAALDLLRRHLLQQKVPRAAIFHR; this comes from the coding sequence CCGTGGTGCGCGCCGAAACGCTCCGAGATGATCCCCACGCGATCTGCCAGGCGTTGCAGCGGGCCCGGGCAGAAGCAGACGTGGTGATCGTGTGCGGGGGGCTGGGGCCGACGCACGATGACCGAACCCGAGAGGCGCTGGCCGACTGCCTGAACCGGCCATTGCAAATGCACGCGGCGCTGCTGGAGCAGATCAAGGCGTACTTCACGCGCCGCGGACGACACATGCCCGAACGCAATCAGGTGCAGGCCCTGGTTCCTGAGGGGTTTACTCCGATCCCTAACCCGCTCGGCACAGCTCCTGGACTGTGGTTGCAGGATGCTTCCGGCATTGTGGTCGTGTTGCCCGGAGTGCCGCACGAGCTGCAGGGATTGATGCGCGAAGCTGTACTGCCTCGCCTGCAGCAATTGCCCGGACGTCCTGCCATTCTACAACGCACGCTGGTAACGGCCGGCATTGGTGAATCCGAGCTGCAGCAGCGGCTCCAAGGGGTGGAATCGTTGCTTGATGAGGCAGTGCAGTTGGCGTATTTGCCGAGCCCTTACGGCGTGCGCCTTCGGTTGACAGCGCGCGCTGCGAGCCGTGAAGCGGCGCAGCAGCGGCTAAGCGAGCTGGTTGCATTTATCCAGAAGCGCATCCAGCCGTATCTGGTAAGCCTTTCCGGAGAGACGCTGGAGGTGGTGGTCGGCAAGTTGCTGCGACGATTAGGTGCTACGGTCGCGGTAGCTGAGAGCTGCACAGGAGGCCATCTGGCCGATTGCATAACCAACGTGAGCGGCGCCTCCACCTACTTTCGAGGAGGCGTCGTGGCTTATGATAATGCAGTCAAAGTCGAAGTGCTCGGAGTGGCGCCGGAGCTGCTCGCACGCGAAGGAGCTGTCAGCGAGGCTGTGGCTATTCAAATGGCCCGGGGCGTGCGTAAGCGGCTCGGAGCGCAGGTAGCACTTGCAACGACGGGCATTGCCGGGCCAACCGGAGGCACGCCCGACAAGCCCGTGGGTACGGTCTGGATTGGACTGGCCGATGACCAGGTAGCCTTTGCGCAGCGCTACTTTCTACCAGACGATCGGAAACGGTTTAAACAGCGGGCTACCGCAGCAGCCCTGGATCTTTTGCGACGTCATTTACTTCAACAAAAGGTTCCCAGGGCGGCTATATTTCATCGGTGA
- the recA gene encoding recombinase RecA: protein MAIQDSAKAKALELAVKHIEKQYGKGAIMRLGDAPAISVDVIPTGSLALDAALGVGGVPRGRIIEIFGPESSGKTTLALHIMAEAQKLGGTCAFIDAEHAFDARYAANLGVDLDNLLVSQPDTGEQALNICDTLVRSGALDVIVVDSVAALVPQAEIQGDMGDSHVGLQARLMSQALRKLTGTINRTRTVLIFINQLREKIGVMFGNPETTTGGRALKFYASVRMDIRRIGAIKEGTEVVGNRTKVKIVKNKVAPPFREAEFDIIYGEGISVLGELVDLAVEHKIIQKSGSWYAYGEERIGQGREAAKAWLKAHPELQEEVRRRVKEALGMKPPRSRAELDEVYLEE, encoded by the coding sequence ATGGCCATTCAGGACTCGGCAAAAGCCAAGGCGCTGGAACTGGCGGTTAAGCATATTGAAAAGCAGTACGGTAAAGGAGCAATCATGCGGCTGGGGGATGCGCCGGCCATTTCGGTCGACGTAATCCCTACAGGCTCGCTGGCGTTGGACGCAGCGTTGGGAGTGGGAGGAGTGCCTCGGGGACGCATCATTGAGATCTTTGGCCCCGAGTCGTCTGGTAAGACGACACTGGCGCTGCACATTATGGCGGAGGCGCAGAAGCTGGGGGGAACCTGTGCTTTTATTGATGCAGAGCATGCTTTTGATGCGCGCTACGCTGCCAATCTGGGAGTCGATCTGGACAACCTGCTGGTGTCGCAGCCAGACACCGGCGAACAAGCCCTGAATATCTGCGATACCCTGGTGCGTAGCGGAGCGCTTGACGTTATTGTAGTTGACTCTGTGGCGGCGCTGGTACCGCAGGCAGAAATTCAGGGCGACATGGGCGACAGTCATGTCGGGCTTCAGGCCCGTCTGATGAGCCAGGCGCTGCGTAAGCTGACCGGTACGATCAACCGCACGCGTACGGTGCTCATCTTTATCAACCAGCTCCGCGAAAAGATTGGCGTCATGTTCGGCAATCCTGAAACCACTACCGGAGGCCGGGCGCTCAAGTTCTACGCATCGGTGCGCATGGATATTCGACGCATCGGAGCGATCAAGGAGGGGACCGAAGTAGTGGGTAACCGTACAAAGGTGAAGATTGTTAAAAACAAAGTGGCTCCTCCGTTCCGTGAAGCGGAGTTCGACATTATCTACGGCGAGGGCATTTCAGTTCTGGGGGAACTGGTCGATCTGGCGGTCGAGCACAAAATTATTCAGAAGAGTGGTTCCTGGTACGCCTATGGGGAAGAGCGAATTGGCCAGGGCCGGGAGGCTGCCAAAGCGTGGCTCAAAGCGCATCCAGAGTTGCAGGAAGAGGTGCGGCGGCGGGTTAAGGAAGCATTGGGGATGAAGCCGCCGCGCAGCCGGGCTGAGCTGGACGAGGTCTATCTGGAAGAATAA